A genome region from Flavobacterium sp. includes the following:
- a CDS encoding thioredoxin fold domain-containing protein gives MKKLFLLIFFFGITSTGFCQLKNRTFEDVDSLQQIQKRKIIVFIHTDWCQFCQRMKATTFKDKEIIEKLNSNFYFVDFNAEEKRDITFHNQTFKYKPSGNNIGVHELALELGTINDQIVYPVLCVLNEKNEIIFQNNSYLNPKDLKLLLEKLKE, from the coding sequence ATGAAAAAGCTATTTCTACTAATATTTTTCTTCGGAATAACTTCAACAGGATTCTGTCAATTAAAAAACAGAACTTTTGAAGATGTAGATAGTTTACAACAAATTCAAAAACGAAAAATCATTGTTTTTATTCATACCGATTGGTGTCAGTTTTGCCAAAGGATGAAAGCAACGACTTTTAAAGACAAAGAAATAATTGAAAAACTAAATTCAAATTTCTACTTTGTTGATTTTAATGCTGAGGAAAAGCGGGATATTACTTTTCATAATCAGACATTTAAATACAAACCTTCGGGAAATAATATTGGCGTTCATGAACTGGCCTTGGAGCTTGGAACAATTAATGATCAAATTGTATATCCGGTTTTATGTGTTTTGAATGAGAAAAATGAAATTATATTTCAGAATAATAGCTATTTAAACCCTAAAGATTTAAAACTTCTTTTAGAAAAACTGAAAGAATAA
- a CDS encoding enoyl-CoA hydratase-related protein, translating into MNYENILISIQEKIATITINRPTKLNALNKATISDLSNAIQLLAKNDEVRVIVLTGSGEKAFVAGADISEFANYTVVEGAQLAAEGQESLFDFIENLKKPVIAAVNGFALGGGLELAMSCHFRIASDNAKMGLPEVTLGLIPGYGGTQRLPQLVGKGRAMEMIMTAAMITAEEAKHYGLVNHVVPQEELLSFTNVIAQKIIKNAPFAIGKAIKAINANFKDGKNGFDTEIKSFGECFGTQDFKEGTTAFLEKRKAEFTGK; encoded by the coding sequence ATGAACTACGAAAATATCTTAATTTCTATTCAGGAAAAAATCGCTACAATAACAATTAACAGACCAACTAAACTAAATGCTTTAAACAAAGCTACAATTAGTGATCTGAGTAATGCTATTCAATTATTAGCAAAAAACGATGAGGTTCGTGTTATTGTTTTAACCGGAAGCGGAGAAAAAGCTTTTGTTGCCGGAGCCGATATTTCTGAATTTGCAAACTATACAGTTGTTGAAGGCGCACAATTAGCAGCAGAAGGACAAGAATCGTTATTCGATTTTATCGAAAACCTTAAAAAGCCGGTTATTGCGGCCGTTAATGGTTTTGCTCTTGGCGGCGGATTAGAATTGGCAATGTCTTGTCATTTTAGAATAGCTTCTGATAACGCAAAAATGGGATTGCCGGAAGTAACTTTAGGATTAATTCCGGGTTATGGAGGAACACAGCGTTTACCGCAATTAGTTGGAAAAGGCCGTGCCATGGAAATGATTATGACCGCAGCGATGATTACTGCCGAAGAAGCTAAACACTACGGATTAGTAAATCATGTGGTGCCTCAGGAAGAATTATTGTCGTTTACAAATGTAATCGCTCAGAAAATTATCAAAAATGCACCATTCGCAATCGGAAAAGCTATAAAAGCCATCAATGCAAACTTCAAAGACGGCAAGAATGGTTTTGATACCGAAATAAAATCATTTGGAGAGTGTTTCGGAACACAAGACTTCAAAGAAGGAACAACTGCCTTTTTAGAAAAACGTAAAGCTGAATTTACAGGAAAATAA
- a CDS encoding TonB-dependent receptor, with amino-acid sequence MKYLFLTILIITTKSIYSQNITGKINSDSPLRQEIDIRLLNTNFKTQTDSLGNYKLENIPAGSYKIAIISTGFKTLTQKIALSENQNLNLDFELKEDQNELNEVVVSGTLKPVKRLESAVPVEVYSPVFFKKNPTPSIYDALQNINGVRPQLNCGVCNTGDIHINGLEGPYTLVMIDGMPIVSSLSTVYGLSGIPNSLVERIEIVKGPASSLYGSEAVGGLINIITKNPTNAPMFTADYFTTTYLENNLDLGMKFNAGKKAISLLGINYFNYNQVIDKDKDNFTDVTLSDRVSVFNKWSFQRNNNRLFTIAARGMYEDRWGGDVRWEKKYRGGDEIYGESIYTKRAELIGSYQLPFEEKLMLSFSGNVHYQDSRYGTTSYIANQKIGFLQLTWDKKIGRNDLLAGIASRYTYYDDNTPATNEAEKTWLPGVFVQDEITFSPKSQVLLGMRYDYNSIHGSIFTPRFAYRFKANENTIFRLNAGTGFRVVNLFTEDHAALTGSRVVIIKNDLKPEQSVNVNLNYIQKINFGNGTFMGIETTAFYTRFSNKIISDYETDPNKIIYDNIDGYALSQGISTNVDVNFTNGLKFILGATFLDNKNVQNGISERPFLTENFTGTWSISYKIEPWNLLLDYTGNVYSPMKLPLLNEYDPRNPNSPWYSIQNIQFTYTGWKNFELYGGVKNLLNFTPKQNNPFLISRTNDPFDKNVQYDANGKVLVTPDNPYGLTFDTTYVYGQNQTIRGFLGLRYTLR; translated from the coding sequence ATGAAATATTTATTTTTGACAATATTAATAATAACAACTAAATCTATATATTCTCAAAATATTACTGGAAAAATAAATTCAGATAGTCCTCTTAGGCAGGAAATTGATATTCGTTTATTAAATACAAACTTTAAAACACAAACAGATTCTCTGGGCAATTACAAACTTGAAAACATTCCGGCGGGAAGTTATAAAATCGCAATAATCTCGACTGGATTCAAAACGTTGACCCAAAAAATAGCATTATCAGAAAATCAAAATCTAAATCTTGATTTTGAATTAAAAGAAGATCAAAATGAACTTAATGAAGTAGTCGTTTCGGGAACTTTAAAACCAGTAAAACGTTTAGAAAGTGCTGTTCCGGTTGAAGTTTATTCACCCGTTTTTTTTAAGAAAAACCCAACGCCAAGTATTTACGATGCGTTGCAAAATATAAACGGAGTCCGCCCTCAGCTTAATTGCGGAGTTTGCAACACGGGAGATATTCACATAAATGGATTAGAAGGTCCGTATACTTTAGTTATGATTGACGGAATGCCTATTGTAAGCAGTCTTTCGACAGTTTATGGTTTATCGGGAATTCCGAATTCTTTGGTTGAACGAATAGAAATTGTAAAAGGTCCGGCTTCATCTCTTTATGGAAGTGAAGCAGTTGGCGGATTAATCAACATTATCACCAAGAACCCAACCAATGCACCAATGTTTACTGCCGATTATTTTACGACGACTTATTTGGAGAACAATCTGGATTTGGGTATGAAATTCAATGCCGGCAAAAAAGCGATTTCGCTTTTAGGAATTAACTATTTCAATTACAATCAGGTTATTGATAAAGACAAGGACAATTTTACAGATGTAACGCTTTCTGATCGTGTTTCGGTTTTTAATAAATGGAGTTTTCAGCGAAATAATAATCGTCTTTTTACGATCGCTGCTCGCGGAATGTATGAAGATCGCTGGGGAGGAGATGTTCGCTGGGAAAAAAAATATCGTGGCGGAGATGAAATTTATGGCGAAAGCATTTATACCAAAAGAGCCGAATTAATAGGAAGTTACCAATTGCCATTTGAGGAAAAACTGATGCTTTCGTTTTCTGGAAATGTACATTATCAGGACAGTCGTTATGGAACAACTTCGTATATCGCCAATCAAAAAATTGGTTTTCTTCAATTGACCTGGGATAAAAAAATCGGCCGAAATGATTTATTGGCTGGAATAGCCAGTCGTTATACGTATTATGATGATAACACGCCGGCAACAAATGAAGCTGAAAAAACCTGGCTTCCGGGCGTTTTTGTTCAGGATGAAATAACCTTTTCTCCAAAAAGCCAGGTTTTGCTCGGAATGCGATATGATTATAACTCCATTCATGGCTCGATATTTACACCAAGATTTGCGTATCGTTTCAAAGCCAATGAAAACACCATTTTTAGATTGAATGCCGGAACCGGATTTAGAGTTGTGAATTTGTTTACCGAAGACCACGCTGCTTTGACAGGTTCAAGAGTTGTAATAATCAAAAACGACTTGAAACCAGAACAATCTGTAAATGTGAATTTGAATTATATTCAGAAAATCAATTTCGGAAATGGAACTTTTATGGGAATTGAAACAACCGCTTTTTATACCCGATTTAGTAATAAAATCATTTCAGATTATGAAACTGACCCAAACAAAATCATTTATGACAATATTGATGGTTATGCATTGAGTCAGGGAATAAGTACCAATGTTGATGTTAACTTTACGAATGGTTTGAAATTTATTTTAGGAGCAACATTTCTGGATAATAAAAATGTTCAGAACGGAATTTCTGAAAGACCTTTTCTAACTGAAAATTTCACCGGAACCTGGAGCATTTCATACAAAATCGAACCTTGGAATTTACTTTTGGATTATACCGGAAATGTTTACAGTCCGATGAAACTGCCTTTACTGAACGAATACGATCCAAGAAATCCAAACTCACCTTGGTATAGTATTCAGAACATTCAGTTTACGTATACGGGCTGGAAGAATTTTGAACTATATGGCGGCGTCAAAAATTTGCTGAACTTTACTCCAAAACAAAATAATCCGTTTTTGATTTCGAGAACAAACGATCCTTTTGATAAAAATGTGCAGTATGATGCAAACGGAAAAGTATTGGTTACGCCAGATAATCCGTACGGGTTAACTTTTGATACGACTTATGTTTATGGACAAAACCAAACCATTCGAGGTTTTTTAGGATTGCGATATACTTTGAGATAA
- a CDS encoding MerC domain-containing protein, with protein MKKITTPFYDILGISSAAVCLVHCLIFPLLTILPLGLIHNPIIDLLFASIGAFAILKIIKKSCLLVSVILVVSMALIWISVLSELLLETHLDLIYYGGTGMIIGHLINYKLHKKEHH; from the coding sequence ATGAAGAAAATAACAACACCTTTTTATGATATTTTAGGAATTTCGAGCGCGGCCGTTTGTTTGGTTCATTGTTTGATTTTTCCACTTTTAACCATCCTCCCTTTAGGATTAATTCATAACCCAATTATCGATTTGCTGTTTGCTTCAATTGGTGCATTTGCGATTCTCAAAATTATTAAAAAATCTTGTCTTTTAGTCTCTGTTATTTTAGTCGTTTCAATGGCATTAATCTGGATTAGTGTTTTAAGCGAATTACTTCTCGAAACACATTTGGATTTAATTTATTATGGAGGAACAGGAATGATTATCGGACACTTAATTAATTACAAGTTACACAAAAAAGAACATCATTAA
- a CDS encoding Nramp family divalent metal transporter has protein sequence MTKSLEEVNQSVATEHKKTGFRKILAFLGPAYLVSVGYMDPGNWATDIAGGSQFGYTLVWVLLMSNLMALLLQSLSARLGIVTQRDLAQASRETYSKYINYILYFLAEIAIAACDLAEVLGMAIGINLLFGIPLFEGVLITVLDTFILLFLINKGIRKMEAFIIALVAIIGFSFIFEMIFAEPEIHKIIGGLVPSIPNSAALYIAIGIIGATVMPHNLYLHSSLVQTRKFDRTPSGIKQALKYNLIDSTIALNLAFFVNAAILILAAATFHKNGMFEVAEIQDAHQFLEPLLGNKWAPILFAVALIAAGQSSTVTGTLAGQIVMEGYLHLRIQPWVRRIITRLIAIVPALIVIWIYGESLTGKLLILSQVILSLQLGFAIIPLIHFVSDKSKMNGFHISRTTQVVSWIIASIIVSLNAKLVYDEITSWLESSSNPIILWFTVIPLAFGFLALLLYIVFKPFIAKFKSKPINHSPHNLKLHFKPKESQTIKNIAVSVDFSNADEAALNHAFEMGGMNAKYTLIHIVETVGALMYGIHIHDHETTIDEKLLLEYKEMLSQKGFDIETELGFGKPDKIIPEIINSGIFDILVMGTHGHTGLKDILFGTTVDKLRHKISIPLLIVK, from the coding sequence ATGACCAAATCTTTAGAAGAAGTAAACCAATCGGTTGCTACAGAACATAAAAAAACAGGTTTCAGGAAAATATTAGCGTTTTTAGGTCCGGCTTATTTAGTAAGTGTAGGTTATATGGATCCCGGAAACTGGGCCACAGATATTGCCGGCGGAAGTCAGTTTGGCTACACTTTAGTCTGGGTTTTATTAATGAGCAACTTAATGGCACTGCTTTTACAGAGTTTAAGTGCCCGTCTCGGAATTGTAACCCAGCGTGATTTGGCGCAGGCTTCAAGAGAAACGTATTCTAAATACATCAACTACATTTTATATTTTCTGGCCGAAATTGCGATTGCTGCCTGCGATTTGGCCGAAGTACTCGGAATGGCCATTGGAATTAACCTCCTTTTCGGAATTCCGCTTTTTGAAGGAGTTTTGATTACCGTACTGGATACTTTCATTCTGCTATTCCTAATTAACAAAGGAATCCGAAAAATGGAAGCTTTCATTATTGCTTTGGTCGCTATAATTGGTTTTTCATTTATTTTTGAGATGATTTTTGCAGAACCTGAAATTCATAAAATCATCGGCGGACTTGTGCCTTCTATTCCAAATTCTGCAGCATTGTACATCGCAATTGGAATCATCGGAGCCACTGTAATGCCTCACAACCTCTACTTACACTCTTCTTTAGTTCAAACCCGAAAGTTTGACAGAACTCCATCTGGAATTAAACAAGCTTTAAAGTATAATTTAATTGATTCGACGATTGCTCTGAATTTAGCCTTTTTTGTAAATGCGGCCATTTTAATTCTTGCTGCTGCGACTTTCCACAAAAACGGAATGTTTGAAGTAGCAGAAATTCAGGATGCACATCAGTTTCTTGAACCTTTATTGGGAAATAAATGGGCTCCCATTTTATTTGCCGTCGCTTTAATCGCTGCCGGACAAAGTTCGACCGTAACCGGAACTCTTGCCGGACAGATTGTTATGGAAGGTTACTTACATCTAAGAATTCAGCCTTGGGTTCGCCGAATCATAACGCGCTTAATTGCGATTGTTCCTGCCTTAATCGTAATTTGGATATACGGTGAAAGCCTAACCGGAAAGCTTTTAATTTTGAGTCAGGTAATTTTGAGTCTCCAACTAGGATTTGCCATTATCCCGCTGATTCATTTTGTGAGCGATAAATCAAAAATGAACGGTTTTCATATTTCCAGAACTACGCAGGTTGTTTCCTGGATTATTGCTTCGATTATTGTGTCTCTAAACGCCAAATTGGTTTATGACGAAATTACTTCATGGCTTGAAAGCTCAAGTAATCCTATCATTTTGTGGTTTACCGTTATTCCATTGGCTTTTGGGTTTCTGGCTTTGCTTTTATACATTGTTTTTAAACCTTTTATTGCCAAGTTTAAATCAAAACCAATAAATCATTCTCCGCATAATTTAAAACTTCATTTTAAACCAAAGGAAAGTCAAACGATTAAAAATATTGCTGTTTCTGTAGACTTTTCTAATGCTGATGAAGCCGCATTAAATCATGCTTTTGAAATGGGCGGAATGAATGCAAAATACACGCTCATCCATATTGTGGAAACTGTTGGTGCTCTCATGTACGGAATTCACATTCACGATCATGAGACTACAATTGATGAAAAGCTATTATTAGAATATAAAGAAATGCTTTCGCAAAAGGGATTTGACATTGAAACGGAACTTGGTTTTGGAAAACCTGACAAAATAATTCCGGAAATCATTAACAGCGGTATTTTTGATATCCTTGTCATGGGAACCCACGGCCACACTGGATTAAAAGATATTCTTTTTGGTACAACGGTAGATAAATTGAGACATAAAATTTCAATACCTTTGTTGATTGTTAAATAA
- a CDS encoding ATP-binding protein — protein MIVLIVVASFLLASISIIQFKTEAKEYHQERLERKENAVKEHINYVLSTTTYPLKTQNLDLIFKDKIHELAQIHKIEINIYSLDGKLLKSSKESFAVDKIAPPIPEYILKLVRSSIEKRFVDIKTIDGVKNRSSYSLIKDEKFKPLGILNLPYLEDDGYYDNELNTFLIRLSQVYSFMLIVAFALAYFLSTYITKSLKTISDRLEETNLDQKNEKIVLEANSKEVNFLIKAYNGMVDKLEVSAIKLAQSEREEAWREMAKQVAHEIKNPLTPMRLTVQSFQRKFDPNDPDVKQKMNDYSETLIQQIDTMTSVASAFSNFASMPAQQNETLNVVEVVELALDIFNEDYISFESDEEEIISKMDRTQLIRVITNLVKNATQAIPESQFQKSIVVTVKRRNNNVEIAVKDNGIGIQKQDIGRIFEPKFTTKTSGMGLGLGIIKNIIENYKGTITFESTYGKGTTFRVSLPITNS, from the coding sequence ATGATTGTATTGATTGTTGTAGCATCTTTTTTATTGGCTTCGATTTCTATTATTCAGTTTAAAACAGAGGCCAAAGAATACCATCAGGAACGTTTAGAACGAAAAGAAAATGCGGTAAAAGAACACATCAATTATGTGCTTTCGACTACAACTTATCCGCTGAAAACCCAAAATCTGGATTTAATCTTTAAAGATAAAATTCATGAGCTGGCGCAGATTCATAAAATCGAAATTAATATTTACAGCCTTGACGGGAAACTGCTTAAATCTTCGAAAGAATCTTTTGCAGTTGATAAAATCGCACCGCCAATTCCGGAATATATTTTAAAGTTAGTTCGCTCTTCAATCGAAAAGCGTTTTGTAGACATAAAAACCATCGACGGAGTTAAGAACAGATCTTCCTACAGTTTAATAAAAGATGAAAAGTTTAAACCGCTCGGTATATTAAATCTTCCGTATTTAGAAGACGACGGTTATTATGATAATGAGTTGAACACCTTTCTGATTCGTTTAAGTCAGGTGTATTCTTTTATGTTGATTGTAGCTTTCGCTTTGGCATATTTCCTTTCAACTTATATCACAAAATCTTTAAAAACCATTTCTGATAGATTAGAAGAAACTAATCTGGATCAGAAGAATGAAAAGATTGTGTTGGAAGCGAATAGCAAAGAAGTTAATTTCCTTATAAAAGCCTATAACGGAATGGTTGACAAATTGGAAGTCAGCGCCATAAAATTAGCACAAAGCGAACGTGAAGAAGCCTGGCGAGAAATGGCAAAACAAGTGGCACACGAAATTAAAAATCCGCTTACGCCGATGCGCTTAACAGTTCAGAGTTTCCAAAGAAAGTTCGATCCGAATGATCCTGATGTGAAACAAAAAATGAATGATTACTCCGAAACCTTAATTCAGCAGATAGACACCATGACGTCTGTGGCTTCGGCATTTTCGAATTTTGCTTCGATGCCGGCTCAGCAAAATGAAACCCTGAATGTTGTTGAGGTTGTCGAACTGGCATTGGATATCTTTAACGAAGATTATATTTCTTTTGAAAGCGATGAAGAAGAGATTATTTCAAAAATGGACCGTACGCAATTGATACGTGTTATTACCAATTTGGTTAAAAACGCAACGCAGGCCATTCCGGAAAGCCAGTTTCAAAAATCGATTGTAGTTACAGTAAAAAGAAGAAACAATAACGTTGAAATTGCCGTAAAAGACAACGGAATCGGAATTCAGAAACAAGACATCGGAAGAATCTTCGAACCAAAGTTTACTACCAAAACCAGTGGTATGGGACTTGGTCTCGGAATTATCAAAAACATCATCGAAAATTACAAAGGAACAATTACCTTTGAATCAACATACGGAAAAGGAACCACTTTTAGAGTTTCGCTCCCTATCACAAACTCATAA
- a CDS encoding NAD(P)/FAD-dependent oxidoreductase, which produces MEQKNFEVIIIGGSYSGLSAAMSLGRSLRQVLVIDSGQPCNRQTPYSHNFITQDGEKPAVISAKAKLQVDLYKTVQFYNGLAVKGVKNENGFEITTQSGEVFTSRKILFASGVKDLLPEIKGFAECWGISVLHCPYCHGYEVKTERTAIIANGEMGFEYAKLISNWTKDLRLCTNGISQLTLEQTETLQRHGVHIFEDEIDSFEHNGGHIQNIILKNQEKVAVKAIYTKPPFEQHCSIPATLGCELNEQNLLKVDAMQKTNIAGVFASGDCTTQMRSVAIAVSTGSFAGAVINKELIDEDFR; this is translated from the coding sequence ATGGAACAGAAAAATTTTGAAGTGATTATTATTGGCGGAAGTTACAGCGGGTTATCAGCGGCAATGAGTTTAGGGCGTTCATTGCGTCAGGTTTTAGTTATCGACAGCGGTCAGCCTTGTAACAGACAAACACCTTATTCTCATAACTTCATTACACAAGATGGCGAAAAGCCTGCTGTGATTTCGGCGAAAGCCAAACTACAGGTTGATCTTTATAAAACGGTGCAATTTTATAACGGACTTGCTGTAAAAGGAGTTAAGAATGAGAATGGATTTGAAATAACGACACAATCCGGTGAAGTTTTTACATCAAGAAAAATTTTGTTTGCAAGCGGAGTTAAAGATTTGCTTCCTGAAATTAAAGGCTTTGCTGAATGCTGGGGAATTTCTGTTTTACATTGTCCGTATTGTCATGGTTATGAAGTAAAAACAGAAAGAACAGCCATTATTGCCAATGGAGAAATGGGGTTTGAATATGCCAAATTGATTTCGAACTGGACTAAAGATCTGAGATTATGTACCAATGGAATATCCCAATTGACTTTGGAACAAACCGAAACTTTACAAAGACATGGTGTTCATATTTTTGAAGACGAAATAGATTCTTTTGAACATAATGGCGGACATATTCAGAATATAATATTAAAAAACCAGGAAAAAGTAGCCGTAAAAGCCATTTATACCAAACCGCCTTTTGAACAACACTGTTCAATTCCCGCAACTTTGGGTTGTGAACTTAACGAACAAAACCTCCTAAAAGTCGATGCGATGCAAAAGACAAATATAGCAGGAGTATTTGCGAGCGGCGACTGCACAACGCAAATGCGATCTGTTGCCATTGCAGTTTCTACTGGTTCTTTTGCCGGTGCAGTCATTAACAAAGAATTGATTGACGAAGATTTTCGATAA
- a CDS encoding lycopene cyclase family protein has translation MNSSQIKHFDYIFTGTGLASLMTIYKIILSGKFSEKSILLLDQDLKKTNDRTWCFWQKEDTIWDSVISKKWDQALFANENFKRHLTLKPYQYSQINGIDFYSFVFEELLKHSNIIFLNEKVTDINELKTHVFVGTEENRYTCNYLFNSIYTKAFAKAQTKYPVLQQHFVGWFVKTETDAFNPDEATFMDFSIEQKGNTRFMYVLPISKTEALIEYTLFSEKLLQTVEYENEIQKYLEQLGANQFEILEKEQGSIPMTSYPFWEKNTKRVLNIGTAGGWTKASTGYTFKNADKKSSQLVQFIQKEDFKMNDFHKKNRFWFYDLLLLDILYHQNELGSRIFSSLFKKASPALIFKFLDEETNFIEDVKVILKCPKVPFLKALFRVIFLSNKV, from the coding sequence ATGAATTCCTCCCAAATAAAACATTTCGATTATATTTTTACAGGAACCGGACTGGCATCTTTAATGACCATCTATAAAATAATTTTATCCGGGAAATTTTCAGAAAAGTCTATTTTGCTGCTAGATCAGGATTTGAAGAAAACAAACGACAGAACTTGGTGTTTTTGGCAAAAAGAAGACACAATTTGGGATTCGGTTATCTCAAAAAAATGGGATCAGGCTTTGTTTGCAAATGAAAATTTTAAACGCCATTTGACGTTAAAACCTTATCAATACAGCCAAATTAACGGAATTGATTTTTACAGTTTTGTTTTCGAAGAGCTTTTAAAGCATTCCAATATTATTTTTCTAAATGAAAAAGTAACCGATATCAACGAACTCAAAACCCATGTTTTTGTGGGTACCGAAGAAAACCGATATACATGCAATTACTTATTCAACAGTATTTACACAAAAGCTTTCGCTAAAGCTCAAACTAAATATCCTGTTTTACAACAGCATTTTGTAGGCTGGTTTGTAAAAACAGAAACAGATGCTTTTAATCCGGATGAAGCCACTTTCATGGATTTTTCTATAGAACAAAAAGGCAATACGAGGTTTATGTATGTTTTACCCATTTCTAAAACAGAAGCTTTAATAGAATATACTTTATTTTCAGAAAAACTCCTTCAAACAGTTGAATACGAAAATGAGATTCAGAAATATCTTGAGCAATTAGGAGCAAATCAGTTTGAAATTCTGGAAAAAGAGCAGGGAAGCATCCCAATGACCAGTTATCCTTTTTGGGAGAAAAATACAAAACGGGTTCTCAATATTGGCACCGCCGGCGGGTGGACGAAGGCCAGTACAGGTTACACATTTAAAAACGCAGATAAAAAATCTTCTCAATTAGTACAATTCATTCAAAAAGAAGATTTCAAAATGAATGATTTTCATAAAAAAAACCGATTCTGGTTCTATGATTTACTGCTTCTGGATATTCTTTATCATCAAAATGAATTAGGAAGCCGTATTTTTTCTTCTTTATTTAAAAAAGCATCTCCAGCTTTGATCTTCAAGTTCTTAGATGAAGAAACTAATTTTATTGAAGATGTTAAAGTTATTTTAAAATGCCCAAAAGTTCCATTTTTAAAAGCGTTATTTAGAGTGATTTTTCTTTCAAATAAAGTTTAA
- a CDS encoding metal-dependent transcriptional regulator, which yields MTFSEENYLKSIYHLTAALETEVSTNAIAEIMETKASSVTDMLKKLAEKDLVNYKKYQGVSLTENGKLAAKMIVRKHRLWEVFLVEKLNFSWDEVHDIAEQLEHIKSEQLINRLDDFLGNPTEDPHGDPIPDANGRIIKIEKQLLSELSENQTGVCVGVKDTSSEFLKYLDKQGIALGSKIEFLSKESFDLSVKIKVNERELSISNKIASNLFVKLV from the coding sequence ATGACCTTCTCAGAAGAAAATTACCTTAAATCGATCTATCATCTTACTGCGGCCTTAGAAACTGAAGTGAGTACCAATGCTATTGCTGAAATCATGGAAACGAAAGCTTCCTCTGTAACCGATATGCTTAAAAAACTGGCAGAGAAAGATTTAGTCAATTATAAAAAATACCAAGGTGTTTCGTTAACCGAAAACGGAAAACTGGCAGCCAAAATGATCGTTAGAAAACATCGTTTATGGGAAGTTTTTCTTGTAGAGAAATTAAACTTTAGCTGGGATGAAGTTCATGATATTGCCGAACAATTGGAACACATCAAATCCGAACAATTGATTAATCGTTTAGATGATTTTCTGGGAAATCCAACGGAAGATCCTCATGGTGACCCCATTCCGGATGCAAACGGCCGAATTATAAAGATTGAAAAGCAACTACTTTCTGAATTATCTGAAAACCAAACCGGAGTTTGTGTTGGCGTAAAAGATACTTCTTCTGAGTTTTTGAAATATCTCGACAAACAAGGAATTGCTTTGGGTTCTAAAATTGAATTCCTTTCTAAAGAATCTTTTGATTTATCGGTGAAAATTAAGGTTAATGAAAGGGAATTATCTATTTCAAATAAAATTGCTTCTAATCTGTTTGTGAAGCTGGTTTAA
- a CDS encoding transcriptional repressor codes for MKTTRNTTAKTAVLEVFEKSKTALSHSEIQKQLNDICDRVTIYRILDRLLNDDIIHKISNLDGTVKYAKCNHSHQKVHIHNHAHFSCENCHEITCLEGVKPSYIMPHNYKVKEINFTLSGLCPNCLNSNI; via the coding sequence ATGAAAACCACGCGTAACACTACAGCAAAAACAGCCGTTTTAGAGGTTTTTGAGAAATCGAAAACAGCCCTGTCACATTCCGAAATTCAAAAGCAATTAAACGATATTTGCGATCGCGTTACTATTTATAGAATTCTGGACCGCCTGTTAAATGATGATATTATTCATAAAATATCGAACCTTGACGGAACGGTGAAATATGCAAAATGCAATCATTCGCATCAAAAAGTTCACATTCATAATCATGCTCATTTCAGCTGTGAAAACTGTCATGAAATTACTTGTCTCGAAGGAGTAAAACCAAGTTACATTATGCCGCACAATTATAAAGTTAAAGAGATAAACTTTACGCTTTCGGGATTGTGTCCAAATTGTTTAAATTCTAACATCTAA